The Siansivirga zeaxanthinifaciens CC-SAMT-1 region AAAACATCTTTGGCGCTGTTTTTATAAATTTCAAAAACGGCAGTATGTGGTGTATGGCAGGTTAAATCGTTATGATCGTGAATTAATCTATAATCGATGGAAGCCACAACATAGCCTTTTTTTGCGATGGTTTCGGCTAAAGAAATCATATAACTGTCGTTACGCTGTCCCGAGTAAAAACCGCCACCATGCACCAAAACCATTAGAGGTTTTTTGCTTAGAGTATCATCTACAGCATCGTAAATATCCAGCTTTAAAGTGTCTGTTTTTTTTATAGCATAATTAAAGGTTCTAAGTTTTATATCTTTAAATATGTTATCTACATAACGGGTTTGAGCTTTAGCTACAACCGTTATTAAAATAAAAACAAAAGCAGACATTATATTTCGCATAGCCAAAAAATGAATAGGTTAATTAGTTGCTAAAGTAAAATAATTTTCGAATTAATTAGCTGGTATTATTGTGTTTAGAAACGACTTATTTTTAAATAGAAAATGTCTATAGTTTCTGCTTTATCATTTAAAAAATTTCCTTTACATTATATATATTATTGAAATGCCTTTCGAGGTGTTTAGAATTATTATTTAATGCAAAAAGAATTATAAATTTTATGTCGAAAAGTATCAGTATTAATCCTGCTAATGAAGAAAAAATAGCTGAATACCAACGCATTTCGTTGGATGAAGCAGAACAAAAAATAAATATAGCCCATGCCGCTTTTAAAACATGGCGCAGTTGGTCGTTTAAAAAACGCGCGACTTTATTTAAAAACCTAGCTTCTATTTTAGAAGAAAACAAAGAAGAATATGCCCAGTTAATGACTGCCGAAATGGGTAAAATTATTGGGCAATCGCGCAAAGAAATTGAAAAATGTGCCCTTGTGTGTCGGTATTATGCCGATCATGCCAGTAGCATGTTAGCAAATAAAACCGTGAACACCGAAGCCTCTAAAAGCTATGTTACGTTTCAACCGTTGGGCGTTATTTTAGCGGTTATGCCTTGGAATTTTCCGTTTTATCAAGTAATTCGATTTGCTGCGCCCTCCCTAATGGCTGGAAACGTTGGAGTGTTAAAACACGCCTCGAATGTTCAAGGCTGTGCTTATGCTATTGAAGAAGCCTTTGAAAAAGCAGGCTTTCCAGCAGGTTGTTTTAGCAATCTTAATTTAAGTTCCGATAGTGTTGAAAGCGTTATTAAAAACAAACACATTGTTGCAGTTACTTTAACAGGTAGCGAACCTGCAGGGCGCTCGGTTGCAGCTATTGCTGGTAAAAATTTAAAGAAAACCGTTATGGAACTTGGTGGGAGTGATGCCTATATTGTTTTAGATGATGCCGATTTAGAAAAAGCCACCGATTTAGCAACCTTTGGTCGTTTACAAAACAACGGACAAACCTGTATTGCTGCCAAACGCTTTATTGTATTAGAAGCTATTTATGATGCTTTTCTGGAACGTTATAAAACGAAAATGGCAGCAGCTATGATGGGCGAGCCAACAGATGATGCCACGTATTACGGTCCTTTAGCGCGTATAGATTTACGAGACGATTTGCACGAACAAGTAACAAAAACCATTACACAAGGTGGTCGTTTGGTTTTAGGTGGTACTATACCAGATCGAAAAGGCGCCTATTATCCGGCAACTATTTTAGCCGATTTAAAACCTGGAATGACTGGCTTCGATGAAGAACTCTTTGGTCCGGTTGCATCGGTTATTAAAGCTAAAGATGAACAAGAGGCCATCAATTTAGCAAACCATTCTAATTTTGGATTAGGTTCGGGAGTGATTACAAGCAATAAAGAACGAGGCGAAGCCATTGCCTTGCAATTGGAAGCAGGAAATAGTTTTGTGAATAAATTAGTGGCATCAGATCCCAGAATGCCGTTTGGAGGTATTAAAAACAGTGGGTATGGAAGAGAGCTTTCTGGTTATGGCATTCGAGAATTTGTAAACACCAAAAGTATTTGGATAAACTAATCGAAATGGAGCCGGTAAAATAATTCCATTTTAAAAACAGCACCGTCTTTAAAACGGGTATTCAATTGGGTTCGGTTATCACCGAAATAAAATGCGGTAAGCGCAAAATCTATTTTATCGTTTGCATCAAAAACCTTATAATTACGGCTTATAGCATATCCAATTTTTGTGTTTAAATACAACGATTTACTTAACTGAAATCTTAAATAACTTATTAATTCGTTTGATGTTTTAGATACGTAAGCACTATTTGAATTATTCATTTTATTATGAAGATTATAAGTCGTGCCCAAGCCATCAAAACGTAAACCAACCCATGATTTTGGAGCGATTTTATAATTAATATCGCCAGTGATTGGTAGGTTTAAATTGGCTTCAAATGTCTTATTCTTACTTACATAATACATGCCAAGTATGGGAACTATAATTAATCCGTATTGCTCGGTATTGGCATAAATGCCGTATCTGTATTTTAAATCTGATCGCTTTTTATTGGTAAATAGAGCTAAAAAAGCCCATTGCATATCGTTGTTTGAAAACCTAATAACATTGGCAGCCGATTTTGAAAACACCATAAACGTGGCAGACCATGCCTCATTAAACGTTCTGTTAATCCCTACATTTAAACCAATAACATTTAAGGCTTCTTTTGAAGCCAAAACGTCTAATTTTACGTTGGTTTGGTTTGCATAAAGCCCCGTAAGCAACACCGTTTTATCGTTTAAAACTACAGGAAAATTAAGTTCGAAAGCCAGTTCTTCAACCGTTGTTGAAGCTTCAGAATTTTCAAATTTATTAGGAAATGTATTGGTATAGGTTGCATTAACAACATCAAAGTAATTTTGTGAGAACCCTTCAAATAAAATAAAACTAAATACTATAATTAATAAATACTTCATTTATAATATTTTAACAGCTTCAATATAGACAATTACTTCGATTCTTTCATTATTAAAAACCCTTTTTAAAATCAACAAAAAAAGGTTGCTCTAAACAGAACAACCTTGTCTTAAAAATATAGTTATTAATTATTTTAATGAAACATATAACTTTTCGGCAACAAGATTAGATGATGCTGGATTTTGACCGGTAATTAAATTACCATCCTGAATGGCGTAAGCAGCCCAATCGTCTTTCTTAGAATAAATACCTCCATTGTCATTAAGCATTTCTTCAACCAAAAACGGAACCACATCGGTTAAACCAACTGCAGCTTCTTCACTGTTACTAAAGCCGGTTACTTTTTTTCCTTTTACTAAAGGATTTCCGTTAGCGTCTTTTACATGTTTTAAAGCAGCAGGAGCATGACAAACAAAACTGATGGTTTTACCTTGTATATTAAACTTTTCTATTAACGAAATAGATGTTTCGTCGGTTGCTAAATCCCATAAAGGACCATGACCACCAGGATAAAAAACAGCATCAAAATCATCGGGATTCATATCTGCTAATACCTTAGTGTTTTCAATTTTATTTTTAGCAACGTCATCATTATCAAAGCGTTTAGTTGCCTCTGTTGCTGCGTCAGGTGAATCGCTTTTTGGGTCTATGGGAGCTGCACCACCTTTGGGAGTGGCAATAGTTATTTCAGCACCTTTATCTAAAAGCGTATAGTAAGGACTTGCAAATTCCTCAACCCAGAATCCTGTTTTTTCGTTCGTGTTTCCTAATTTATCGTGAGATGTTAATACAAATAAAATTTTCATATTTTTTTCTTTTTTTGAATTTGATTTAGCTTCTGAAACGATTTCAGAAGGCGCGTCTTTTTTAACTTCCGTGCAACTAAACGTTGTTACAATAGTTAGTGATAACGCTAATATTTTTAACTTTTCCTGCTATAATTTAATAAGCCATTTTCACTATTTTCTCTACCTTATCTGGCGATAGCGATTGGTGTTCACCTAAACCTGTCCAACCACGTTCTGTAAAACGTTTAGAGATAATTTCTGCGGTTCCCTGATACGCATTGGTATAATCGGATAATTTAGTATCGATACCTAATTGATTGAAGAAAGCTTCTGTTTTTTCAATAGCAGCGTAGGCTTTATCGTTGGTACTACCTTCGGTTATATTCCATACACGCTCTGCATATTGGGCTAACTTTTCTTTTTTAGCTTCAAAATTATATTTGTAATGACTCGGAGCAATAACTGCTAAAGTACGCGCATGATCGATTCCAAATAAGGCTGTTAATTCGTGGCCCATAGCATGAACGGCCCAGTCTGTTGGCACCCCTTTTTGTATTAATCCGTTTAAAGCCATCGTACAACTCCACATAAAGTTTGAAGCCGCCTGGTAATCGGTTGGATCTTGCAATACTTTGGGAGCAACTTCAATAAGCGTTTGCATGATACTTTCGGCAAAACGATCTTGTAATTGAGCACCTATAGGATAGGTCATATATTGCTCTAAAACATGTGTAAAGGCATCAGTTATACCATTAGCCAATTGGCGTTCTGGAATAGAGGTGATTACCTGAGGATCTAGAATAGAAAATTCTGGAAACAACCCAGGGCCACCCATAGCCAATTTCTCTTTAGTTTCCTCGCGGGTTATTACAGCACCAGAATTCATCTCGGAACCTGTTGCTGGCAAGGTTAAAACCGTTCCGAAAGGCATGCCTTTTTCTGTTCTTATATTTTTAGTTAAAATATCCCATGGGGTATCGCCTTCAAATAATGCTGCCGACGATAAAAACTTAGTGCCATCTATAACAGAGCCACCACCAACAGCTAGTAAATATGTGATGTTTTGCTCTTTAATAATTTTTAAAGCATCCATTAACACCGCGTATTCGGGATTGGCAGGAATACCACCAAACTCTATAAGGTCATGTTTAGATAAGGCTGTTTTTACCTGATTGTAAATACCGTTTTTCTTGATGCTTCCGCCACCATAAAGCATTAAAACTTTAGCATCTTTCGGGATTTCTCTTTCTAATTTTTCTATTGTATGCTTTCCAAAAATTATTTTGGTAGGATTTTTAAATTCAAAATTGTTCATCTTCTTTTCGTTTACTTTTAAATTGTTAAAAAATTATTGTTATGGCATAAACCATTACTCTAAAACGGTCACCAGATCTTTCATTGGTTTTCTCACTTTTACAAGGTCTACCAACCAATCTTCTTCCGGTTTTCTATAACCTAATGGTAAAAGTACCGCGCTGCGTAAACCTTTTTCACGCAATCCTAAAATTTTATCGACAGCCGTTGGATCGAAACCTTCTAGAGGTGTTGCATCTACAGCTTCAAATGCAGCTGCAGCAATTGCTTGTGAAAAAGCTATATACGCCTGTTTAGCAGCATGATTAAAGTTTTCTTCAGCATCTTTTTGAGGATAAGCGTTTAAAAGCATCTGGCGGTAATTTTCCCAACCTTCATTTTTAAACCCACGAATATCATTTGTTAAATCGAACATATAATTAATTCGATCTGCTGTGTAGGTGTCCCAAGCAGCAAAAACCAGTAAATGAGAACAATCTGTAATAACCGATTGATTCCAGGCTACCGGTTTAATTTGTTCTTTAATATCTTGATTTTTAATAACAATAATTTCAAAAGGTTGCAACCCGCTTGATGTTGGTGCTAAACGAGCAGCCTCTAAAATGCGCTCAATTTTATCTTCGGCAACTTTTTCACCATTCATCGCTTTTACAGCGTATCTCCAGTTTAATTTATCTAATAATTCCATTTTTAAAATTTGTTTTATTTATTATTTGCAATTTTTTTTATTTCTGTTGAAGTAATAATGACTTCGGCATGACTTGTATTATTCGCCAATTGTATCATCGCTTCGGCGATATCTTCGGCTTCGGTAATTTTATATTTTTTTAAAGGCCCAATGAATAAGGGTTGAATGACTTTAAACACTAGTAAGCCTATTTTTTCTAGAATTCGTGTTTCGTCGCGATGGCCTCCAATTAATGAAGGTCTCAAAATATAGGTATTGTTTACATTTTGTTGAATCACATCGCGCTCCATAACACCTTTAATTTTATTGTAAAACAGACTACTATTGGCATTGGCACCCATAGCCGAGATTACTAAAAACGTGGGGATATTATTTTCTTTAGACAGTTTGGCCGCCGAAACAGGAATACCATAATCTATTTGTTTATAAAGAGTTTTATCTGGTGTTTTCTTGGTGGTTGTACCA contains the following coding sequences:
- a CDS encoding NAD-dependent succinate-semialdehyde dehydrogenase; this encodes MSKSISINPANEEKIAEYQRISLDEAEQKINIAHAAFKTWRSWSFKKRATLFKNLASILEENKEEYAQLMTAEMGKIIGQSRKEIEKCALVCRYYADHASSMLANKTVNTEASKSYVTFQPLGVILAVMPWNFPFYQVIRFAAPSLMAGNVGVLKHASNVQGCAYAIEEAFEKAGFPAGCFSNLNLSSDSVESVIKNKHIVAVTLTGSEPAGRSVAAIAGKNLKKTVMELGGSDAYIVLDDADLEKATDLATFGRLQNNGQTCIAAKRFIVLEAIYDAFLERYKTKMAAAMMGEPTDDATYYGPLARIDLRDDLHEQVTKTITQGGRLVLGGTIPDRKGAYYPATILADLKPGMTGFDEELFGPVASVIKAKDEQEAINLANHSNFGLGSGVITSNKERGEAIALQLEAGNSFVNKLVASDPRMPFGGIKNSGYGRELSGYGIREFVNTKSIWIN
- a CDS encoding DUF6268 family outer membrane beta-barrel protein encodes the protein MKYLLIIVFSFILFEGFSQNYFDVVNATYTNTFPNKFENSEASTTVEELAFELNFPVVLNDKTVLLTGLYANQTNVKLDVLASKEALNVIGLNVGINRTFNEAWSATFMVFSKSAANVIRFSNNDMQWAFLALFTNKKRSDLKYRYGIYANTEQYGLIIVPILGMYYVSKNKTFEANLNLPITGDINYKIAPKSWVGLRFDGLGTTYNLHNKMNNSNSAYVSKTSNELISYLRFQLSKSLYLNTKIGYAISRNYKVFDANDKIDFALTAFYFGDNRTQLNTRFKDGAVFKMELFYRLHFD
- a CDS encoding type 1 glutamine amidotransferase domain-containing protein, coding for MKILFVLTSHDKLGNTNEKTGFWVEEFASPYYTLLDKGAEITIATPKGGAAPIDPKSDSPDAATEATKRFDNDDVAKNKIENTKVLADMNPDDFDAVFYPGGHGPLWDLATDETSISLIEKFNIQGKTISFVCHAPAALKHVKDANGNPLVKGKKVTGFSNSEEAAVGLTDVVPFLVEEMLNDNGGIYSKKDDWAAYAIQDGNLITGQNPASSNLVAEKLYVSLK
- a CDS encoding iron-containing alcohol dehydrogenase; the encoded protein is MNNFEFKNPTKIIFGKHTIEKLEREIPKDAKVLMLYGGGSIKKNGIYNQVKTALSKHDLIEFGGIPANPEYAVLMDALKIIKEQNITYLLAVGGGSVIDGTKFLSSAALFEGDTPWDILTKNIRTEKGMPFGTVLTLPATGSEMNSGAVITREETKEKLAMGGPGLFPEFSILDPQVITSIPERQLANGITDAFTHVLEQYMTYPIGAQLQDRFAESIMQTLIEVAPKVLQDPTDYQAASNFMWSCTMALNGLIQKGVPTDWAVHAMGHELTALFGIDHARTLAVIAPSHYKYNFEAKKEKLAQYAERVWNITEGSTNDKAYAAIEKTEAFFNQLGIDTKLSDYTNAYQGTAEIISKRFTERGWTGLGEHQSLSPDKVEKIVKMAY
- a CDS encoding nitroreductase family protein, with the translated sequence MELLDKLNWRYAVKAMNGEKVAEDKIERILEAARLAPTSSGLQPFEIIVIKNQDIKEQIKPVAWNQSVITDCSHLLVFAAWDTYTADRINYMFDLTNDIRGFKNEGWENYRQMLLNAYPQKDAEENFNHAAKQAYIAFSQAIAAAAFEAVDATPLEGFDPTAVDKILGLREKGLRSAVLLPLGYRKPEEDWLVDLVKVRKPMKDLVTVLE
- a CDS encoding NAD(P)H-binding protein, with product MKKTAIILGASGLTGSILLDKLINDERYETIKLISRSRIDNISNKVKQYIGDLLDLEQFRANFTADEVYCCIGTTTKKTPDKTLYKQIDYGIPVSAAKLSKENNIPTFLVISAMGANANSSLFYNKIKGVMERDVIQQNVNNTYILRPSLIGGHRDETRILEKIGLLVFKVIQPLFIGPLKKYKITEAEDIAEAMIQLANNTSHAEVIITSTEIKKIANNK